A genomic segment from Nodularia sphaerocarpa UHCC 0038 encodes:
- the crtB gene encoding cyanoexosortase B has product MALQQQLKQRNTGQWLNIAIFGFLVLLYAPVLLHWLDGWLNKSISIEHEYFSHGIIGLPFAAYLIWLNRKKWHRLKDTAHPLGAVLLSIGGVFYLSGIPEWVNVSLPTILAGLCLWFKGIPGFRLQAFALLLIFLATPTALPYLVVPYTLPLQSFIAGTAGFILNQLGMEVVVDQINIYVNGRIVEVAPYCAGLKMLFTTFYVSLMLLYWTGALSSRRTTTWFLSSALVISIVANIIRNTLLSFFHGTGREAAFKWLHDSWGGDLYSAGMLLLLVPLLNWMNNYFSTDSELGEETENAR; this is encoded by the coding sequence ATGGCACTTCAGCAACAGCTAAAACAAAGAAACACGGGACAATGGCTCAACATAGCCATTTTCGGCTTTTTGGTGCTGCTCTATGCCCCTGTCTTGCTCCACTGGCTAGATGGTTGGCTAAACAAAAGCATTAGTATCGAACACGAATACTTTAGCCACGGTATTATTGGTCTGCCATTTGCTGCTTACCTGATTTGGTTAAACCGCAAAAAATGGCATCGACTAAAAGATACAGCCCATCCTTTAGGTGCTGTTTTGCTCTCAATAGGGGGAGTATTTTATCTCAGTGGTATTCCAGAGTGGGTAAATGTTTCCCTACCGACAATACTGGCAGGATTGTGCTTGTGGTTCAAAGGCATACCAGGTTTCCGACTGCAAGCATTTGCTTTGCTGCTGATATTTTTAGCAACCCCAACCGCCTTACCCTACCTCGTCGTTCCCTACACCTTACCTCTCCAAAGCTTCATTGCCGGTACAGCAGGCTTCATCCTGAATCAACTGGGAATGGAAGTAGTAGTTGATCAAATCAATATATACGTAAATGGACGAATTGTCGAAGTTGCCCCTTATTGTGCAGGGCTAAAAATGTTGTTTACGACTTTTTACGTCAGTTTGATGCTGCTGTATTGGACGGGTGCATTATCTTCACGCCGCACTACAACTTGGTTTTTATCTTCTGCCCTAGTCATCAGCATTGTTGCCAACATTATTCGTAACACTTTACTCAGCTTCTTTCACGGCACAGGTCGCGAGGCAGCTTTTAAATGGCTACATGACAGTTGGGGTGGAGACCTTTACTCGGCTGGTATGCTGCTGTTATTAGTACCTTTGCTGAATTGGATGAATAACTATTTCTCCACAGATTCAGAACTTGGGGAAGAAACGGAAAATGCCAGATAA
- a CDS encoding RNA-guided endonuclease InsQ/TnpB family protein, producing MSQIITAKLKLNLTAEQKNLVSQTALAYRDALNYTSRVAFDMGKISNGAKLQKAVYKDLRVRFGLGAQMACNVPRQVSATYKTLWTKVKQSIDAIAKGYTKKRYKGLDQAPKYVSRTCTLNYHRDYSFKTERQVSIITLEGRIVVPYVGYNQHLDLIANGARIGAAKIVYQRSSQTYYLMVSIEVETPEADPLKITRVSGVDVGMRYLAVETDLSNQSKFYSGSEARHKAHRYHKARQTLQRQGTRSAKRRLIALSGRERRFIADVNHQISKEIAKPHSLIGLENLTGIRDRMKSRTGKKASKKQRRANRNQAKWSFAELHGYIDYKAHLNGSLATKVPAHYTSKSCPKCGHTSDTNRPNKGLLFRCECCGHELHADLIGSRNIAMRTLLVRQDWMSTGILSASPNLSSRETKAEILQRFSELRWSSDTSPHCSGTPLSGG from the coding sequence ATGTCACAAATCATCACCGCCAAGCTGAAACTAAACCTGACCGCCGAGCAAAAAAACTTAGTATCTCAGACTGCTTTAGCCTATCGCGATGCTTTGAACTATACTTCACGGGTCGCCTTTGACATGGGTAAAATCAGTAATGGAGCCAAGTTACAGAAGGCTGTCTATAAGGATCTGCGTGTCAGATTTGGGCTGGGAGCGCAAATGGCTTGCAACGTACCTAGACAAGTATCTGCAACTTATAAAACCCTCTGGACTAAGGTAAAACAATCTATTGATGCTATTGCTAAAGGCTACACCAAGAAACGCTACAAAGGGCTAGACCAAGCACCTAAATATGTTTCTCGAACCTGTACCTTGAACTATCACAGAGACTATTCCTTTAAGACCGAGCGACAGGTGAGTATCATCACCCTCGAAGGTCGGATAGTAGTCCCGTATGTTGGATACAATCAGCATCTAGATTTGATTGCCAATGGTGCAAGAATTGGAGCCGCAAAGATTGTCTATCAGCGTTCTTCTCAAACTTACTATCTCATGGTAAGCATCGAAGTAGAAACGCCTGAAGCTGACCCACTGAAAATAACCAGAGTTTCTGGTGTCGATGTCGGGATGCGTTATCTGGCTGTAGAAACAGACTTAAGTAATCAGTCTAAATTCTACTCAGGTTCGGAAGCAAGACACAAAGCTCATCGTTATCACAAGGCTAGACAAACTCTTCAGCGTCAAGGCACTCGTTCGGCAAAGCGTAGATTAATTGCTTTATCTGGGCGAGAAAGACGGTTTATCGCTGACGTGAACCACCAAATCAGCAAAGAAATTGCTAAACCTCATAGTCTAATTGGACTGGAAAATCTCACCGGAATCCGGGATAGAATGAAGTCTAGAACGGGTAAAAAGGCTAGCAAGAAACAGCGTAGAGCTAATCGAAATCAAGCTAAGTGGTCATTTGCCGAATTACATGGCTATATTGACTATAAAGCTCATCTAAATGGTTCTCTAGCTACTAAAGTACCCGCTCATTACACATCGAAAAGTTGCCCTAAGTGTGGGCATACCTCAGATACTAATAGACCAAATAAAGGTTTGTTGTTTCGTTGTGAATGCTGCGGTCACGAACTTCATGCAGATTTGATTGGCTCCAGAAATATCGCCATGAGAACGTTGCTCGTCCGGCAAGACTGGATGAGTACGGGGATTTTGTCAGCATCCCCTAATCTGTCGAGCCGCGAAACCAAAGCTGAAATCCTGCAAAGGTTCTCAGAATTGCGGTGGAGTTCAGATACAAGCCCCCACTGTAGCGGTACTCCGCTCAGTGGTGGGTAG